Proteins from a single region of Electrophorus electricus isolate fEleEle1 chromosome 5, fEleEle1.pri, whole genome shotgun sequence:
- the LOC113590285 gene encoding transmembrane channel-like protein 2-B isoform X2, which produces MPRIKNDITITMDDVGVKMDAAYESENDEEPNRRARGRPRAKPAARRKKAKPADSEEEEEEEEEEAPRKRRPKKRKEGGGEESEDERPRGRTKKVTGRKKAVAKGDGTEVNSEEDEGKKKRRRKAVSKKEKEEENSKEKKGTGKGGKEKTPDKKKRHDSHSSHSGSESDAESLSEGEMARLKEEVEEKKKQIAMLRNKPWRMKRRLNFLKEAQEFVETFEGALGKGKGRKLYAFKVMMTKKLIKFNRDFENFRTACIPWERKIKEVESHFGSSVASYFIFLRWMYGLNMVLFGFMFGLVVIPEVLMGLPYGSIPRKTVPRDEQDTAMDFSVLFEYGGYCKYSVLFYGYYNNQNTIGLLKFRLPLSYFLVGIGIFGYSLLVVIRTMARNANEGGDGADEGDFIFCWKLFTSWDYLIGNPETADNKYASITTSFKESIVDEQENLKNENIHLRRFLRVLANTIILCCLGGSGYLIYFVVKRSQDYAKMDPSQLSWYQKNEVEFVMSLLGLVCPPLFETIAELEDYHPRIALKWQLGRIFALFLGNLYTFLFALIDDVNEKLENEKLIKNETFWALQQYYANYTLYYNVTENIPPPNIAPADVIRGPCWETQEFVKLTVSDIQVTYITILIMDFLRALIVRFLNYCWCWDLEAGFPSYGEFDISGNVLGLIFNQGMIWMGAFYAPGLVGINILRLVSSMYFQCWAVMSSNVPHERVFKASRSNNFYMGILLLVLFLSLMPVIYTMMTMSPSFDCGPFSGREKMYDVVIETIQNLPAFMANIFIYASNPGLIISIVLLMVLAIYYLHTVSEGYQKANMDLKKKMQMQRDEEKNRRNNKDSTNQVMKDLEDLLPNKSLIPPPAEEEPEEPASQPPGKSPKVTGKTGTAANGKTVNLVNFEKDVSLAAANPRGPMTRPPTARHPRPLPGAGRGLPPGYGRGRGRPPPMR; this is translated from the exons ATGCCTCGTATCAAAAATGACATCACTATAACCATGGATGATG ttggGGTGAAGATGGATGCTGCGTATGAAAGTGAAAATGATG AGGAGCCCAACAGGAGAGCAAGGGGCAGGCCCAGGGCGAAACCCGCTGCTCGCCGGAAGAAAGCCAAACCCGCAgacagcgaggaggaggaggaggaagaggaagaggaggctccTCGCAAGCGGCGGCCCAAAAAGCGGAAGGAAGGGGGCGGCGAGGAGAGCGAGGACGAGCGGCCTCGGGGGCGGACGAAGAAGGTGACTGGCAGGAAGAAGGCAGTGGCCAAAGGCGATGGCACAGAGGTCAACAGCGAGGAGGACGaaggaaagaagaagaggaggaggaaagcaGTGagcaagaaggaaaaagaggaagagaacagcAAAGAGAAGAAGGGCACCGGCaaaggagggaaagaaaagacCCCTGACAAAAAGAAGAGGCATGACAGCCACAG CTCGCACTCGGGAAGCGAGTCGGATGCCGAGTCCCTGTCAGAAGGCGAAATGGCTCGGCTgaaagaggaggtggaggagaagaagaaacagaTTGCGATGCTTCGGAACAAACCGTGGCGTATGAAGAGAAGACTCAACTTCTTGAA GGAGGCCCAAGAGTTTGTGGAGACGTTTGAAGGGGCTCTGGGTAAAGGCAAAGGGAGGAAGCTTTATGCCTTCAAAGTCATGATGACCAAG AAATTGATCAAGTTCAATCGAGACTTTGAAAACTTCAGGACAGCATGCATTCCCTGGGAGAGGAAAATTAAAGAAGTAGAAA gtCACTTTGGCTCTTCCGTAGCCTCCTACTTCATCTTCCTCAGGTGGATGTATGGCCTCAATATGGTTCTCTTTGGCTTCATGTTTGGACTTGTTGTCATTCCTGAG gTCCTGATGGGTTTACCGTATGGCTCCATTCCAAGGAAAACAGTCCCAAGAGATGAGCAGGACACAGCTATGGACTTCTCTGTCCTCTTTGAATATGGC ggTTACTGCAAGTACTCCGTTCTCTTTTATGGTTACTATAACAACCAGAACACTATTGGACTGCTGAAGTTCCGTCTACCACTGTCATATTTTCTGGTTGGAATTGGAATCTTTGGTTACAGCCTGTTGGTTGTGATCAGAAC GATGGCCAGGAACGCCAACGAGGGAGGTGATGGTGCAGACGAAGGTGACTTCATCTTCTGCTGGAAACTGTTCACCAGTTGGGATTACCTGATTGGAAACCCAGAGACAGCTGACAACAAGTATGCATCCATCACGACCAGCTTTAAG GAATCTATTGTGGATGAGCAGGAGAACTTGAAGAATGAGAACATTCACCTCAGGAGGTTCCTGCGTGTTCTTGCTAATACGATAATCCTGTGCTGTCTGGGGGGCAGTGGATATCTTATCTACTTTGTTGTGAAAAGATCACAAGACTATGCAAAAATGGATCCCAGTCAGTTATCCTGGTATCAGAAAAATGAG GTTGAGtttgtgatgtcactgctgGGCCTGGTGTGTCCTCCTCTGTTTGAGACCATTGCTGAGCTGGAGGACTACCACCCCCGCATCGCCCTCAAATGGCAGCTGGGACGCATCTTTGCCCTTTTCCTGGGCAACCTTTACACCTTCCTGTTTGCCCTTATTGATGACGTCAATGAGAAG tTGGAAAATGAGAAGTTAATAAAGAATGAAACTTTCTGGGCCCTGCAGCAGTACTATGCTAACTACACCCTGTACTACAACGTGACCGAGAACATCCCCCCACCAAACATCGCCCCTGCCGATGTCATCAGGGGACCCTGCTGGGAGACACAA GAGTTTGTGAAGCTAACGGTGTCAGATATTCAAGTGACGTATATAACCATCTTGATCATGGACTTCTTGAGAGCTTTAATCGTGCGTTTTCTCAACTACTGCTGGTGCTGGGACCTGGAGGCTGGCTTC CCCTCTTATGGAGAGTTTGATATCAGTGGAAATGTACTCGGCCTCATTTTCAACCAGGGAATGATCTG gatgGGGGCATTTTATGCCCCGGGGCTGGTGGGTATAAACATCCTGCGTCTGGTGTCCTCCATGTACTTCCAGTGCTGGGCAGTGATGAGCAGTAACGTTCCTCATGAGAGAGTGTTCAAGGCCTCACGCTCCAACAACTTCTACATGGGCATCCTACTTCTTGTGCTCTTCCTCAGTCTCATGCCCGTGATCTACACCATGATGACCATGTCCCCTTCCTTTGACTGCGGACCcttcag TGGAAGAGAGAAGATGTATGATGTGGTTATTGAGACGATCCAGAACCTTCCGGCCTTCATGGCCAATATCTTCATCTATGCCTCCAACCCAGGACTCATCATTTCCATTGTTCTTCTCATGGT GCTGGCTATCTATTATCTACACACGGTCTCTGAGGGCTACCAGAAAGCCAACATGGACCTGaagaagaaaatgcaaatg CAAAGAGATGAAGAAAAGAACCGGAGGAACAATAAAGACAGCACCAACCAGGTCATGAAGGACCTGGAGGACCTTCTGCCTAACAAATCCCTGATTCCACCACCAGCTGAAGAGGAGCCAG aGGAACCAGCTAGCCAGCCCCCTGGTAAGTCACCAAAAGTAACCGGGAAGACAGGGACAGCAGCCAATGGAAAAACAGTGAACCTAGTGAACTTTGAGAAGGATGTGTCATTGGCTGCTGCAAATCCCCGGGGGCCTATGACCCGCCCACCAACCGCGAGGCATCCTAGACCTTTACCAGGGGCGGGCCGTGGACTTCCACCGGGTTATGGCCGAGGAAGAGGACGACCTCCACCGATGCGATGA
- the LOC113590285 gene encoding transmembrane channel-like protein 2-B isoform X1 translates to MPRIKNDITITMDDVGVKMDAAYESENDEEPNRRARGRPRAKPAARRKKAKPADSEEEEEEEEEEAPRKRRPKKRKEGGGEESEDERPRGRTKKVTGRKKAVAKGDGTEVNSEEDEGKKKRRRKAVSKKEKEEENSKEKKGTGKGGKEKTPDKKKRHDSHSSHSGSESDAESLSEGEMARLKEEVEEKKKQIAMLRNKPWRMKRRLNFLKEAQEFVETFEGALGKGKGRKLYAFKVMMTKKLIKFNRDFENFRTACIPWERKIKEVESHFGSSVASYFIFLRWMYGLNMVLFGFMFGLVVIPEVLMGLPYGSIPRKTVPRDEQDTAMDFSVLFEYGGYCKYSVLFYGYYNNQNTIGLLKFRLPLSYFLVGIGIFGYSLLVVIRTMARNANEGGDGADEGDFIFCWKLFTSWDYLIGNPETADNKYASITTSFKESIVDEQENLKNENIHLRRFLRVLANTIILCCLGGSGYLIYFVVKRSQDYAKMDPSQLSWYQKNEVEFVMSLLGLVCPPLFETIAELEDYHPRIALKWQLGRIFALFLGNLYTFLFALIDDVNEKLENEKLIKNETFWALQQYYANYTLYYNVTENIPPPNIAPADVIRGPCWETQVGIEFVKLTVSDIQVTYITILIMDFLRALIVRFLNYCWCWDLEAGFPSYGEFDISGNVLGLIFNQGMIWMGAFYAPGLVGINILRLVSSMYFQCWAVMSSNVPHERVFKASRSNNFYMGILLLVLFLSLMPVIYTMMTMSPSFDCGPFSGREKMYDVVIETIQNLPAFMANIFIYASNPGLIISIVLLMVLAIYYLHTVSEGYQKANMDLKKKMQMQRDEEKNRRNNKDSTNQVMKDLEDLLPNKSLIPPPAEEEPEEPASQPPGKSPKVTGKTGTAANGKTVNLVNFEKDVSLAAANPRGPMTRPPTARHPRPLPGAGRGLPPGYGRGRGRPPPMR, encoded by the exons ATGCCTCGTATCAAAAATGACATCACTATAACCATGGATGATG ttggGGTGAAGATGGATGCTGCGTATGAAAGTGAAAATGATG AGGAGCCCAACAGGAGAGCAAGGGGCAGGCCCAGGGCGAAACCCGCTGCTCGCCGGAAGAAAGCCAAACCCGCAgacagcgaggaggaggaggaggaagaggaagaggaggctccTCGCAAGCGGCGGCCCAAAAAGCGGAAGGAAGGGGGCGGCGAGGAGAGCGAGGACGAGCGGCCTCGGGGGCGGACGAAGAAGGTGACTGGCAGGAAGAAGGCAGTGGCCAAAGGCGATGGCACAGAGGTCAACAGCGAGGAGGACGaaggaaagaagaagaggaggaggaaagcaGTGagcaagaaggaaaaagaggaagagaacagcAAAGAGAAGAAGGGCACCGGCaaaggagggaaagaaaagacCCCTGACAAAAAGAAGAGGCATGACAGCCACAG CTCGCACTCGGGAAGCGAGTCGGATGCCGAGTCCCTGTCAGAAGGCGAAATGGCTCGGCTgaaagaggaggtggaggagaagaagaaacagaTTGCGATGCTTCGGAACAAACCGTGGCGTATGAAGAGAAGACTCAACTTCTTGAA GGAGGCCCAAGAGTTTGTGGAGACGTTTGAAGGGGCTCTGGGTAAAGGCAAAGGGAGGAAGCTTTATGCCTTCAAAGTCATGATGACCAAG AAATTGATCAAGTTCAATCGAGACTTTGAAAACTTCAGGACAGCATGCATTCCCTGGGAGAGGAAAATTAAAGAAGTAGAAA gtCACTTTGGCTCTTCCGTAGCCTCCTACTTCATCTTCCTCAGGTGGATGTATGGCCTCAATATGGTTCTCTTTGGCTTCATGTTTGGACTTGTTGTCATTCCTGAG gTCCTGATGGGTTTACCGTATGGCTCCATTCCAAGGAAAACAGTCCCAAGAGATGAGCAGGACACAGCTATGGACTTCTCTGTCCTCTTTGAATATGGC ggTTACTGCAAGTACTCCGTTCTCTTTTATGGTTACTATAACAACCAGAACACTATTGGACTGCTGAAGTTCCGTCTACCACTGTCATATTTTCTGGTTGGAATTGGAATCTTTGGTTACAGCCTGTTGGTTGTGATCAGAAC GATGGCCAGGAACGCCAACGAGGGAGGTGATGGTGCAGACGAAGGTGACTTCATCTTCTGCTGGAAACTGTTCACCAGTTGGGATTACCTGATTGGAAACCCAGAGACAGCTGACAACAAGTATGCATCCATCACGACCAGCTTTAAG GAATCTATTGTGGATGAGCAGGAGAACTTGAAGAATGAGAACATTCACCTCAGGAGGTTCCTGCGTGTTCTTGCTAATACGATAATCCTGTGCTGTCTGGGGGGCAGTGGATATCTTATCTACTTTGTTGTGAAAAGATCACAAGACTATGCAAAAATGGATCCCAGTCAGTTATCCTGGTATCAGAAAAATGAG GTTGAGtttgtgatgtcactgctgGGCCTGGTGTGTCCTCCTCTGTTTGAGACCATTGCTGAGCTGGAGGACTACCACCCCCGCATCGCCCTCAAATGGCAGCTGGGACGCATCTTTGCCCTTTTCCTGGGCAACCTTTACACCTTCCTGTTTGCCCTTATTGATGACGTCAATGAGAAG tTGGAAAATGAGAAGTTAATAAAGAATGAAACTTTCTGGGCCCTGCAGCAGTACTATGCTAACTACACCCTGTACTACAACGTGACCGAGAACATCCCCCCACCAAACATCGCCCCTGCCGATGTCATCAGGGGACCCTGCTGGGAGACACAAGTGGGCATT GAGTTTGTGAAGCTAACGGTGTCAGATATTCAAGTGACGTATATAACCATCTTGATCATGGACTTCTTGAGAGCTTTAATCGTGCGTTTTCTCAACTACTGCTGGTGCTGGGACCTGGAGGCTGGCTTC CCCTCTTATGGAGAGTTTGATATCAGTGGAAATGTACTCGGCCTCATTTTCAACCAGGGAATGATCTG gatgGGGGCATTTTATGCCCCGGGGCTGGTGGGTATAAACATCCTGCGTCTGGTGTCCTCCATGTACTTCCAGTGCTGGGCAGTGATGAGCAGTAACGTTCCTCATGAGAGAGTGTTCAAGGCCTCACGCTCCAACAACTTCTACATGGGCATCCTACTTCTTGTGCTCTTCCTCAGTCTCATGCCCGTGATCTACACCATGATGACCATGTCCCCTTCCTTTGACTGCGGACCcttcag TGGAAGAGAGAAGATGTATGATGTGGTTATTGAGACGATCCAGAACCTTCCGGCCTTCATGGCCAATATCTTCATCTATGCCTCCAACCCAGGACTCATCATTTCCATTGTTCTTCTCATGGT GCTGGCTATCTATTATCTACACACGGTCTCTGAGGGCTACCAGAAAGCCAACATGGACCTGaagaagaaaatgcaaatg CAAAGAGATGAAGAAAAGAACCGGAGGAACAATAAAGACAGCACCAACCAGGTCATGAAGGACCTGGAGGACCTTCTGCCTAACAAATCCCTGATTCCACCACCAGCTGAAGAGGAGCCAG aGGAACCAGCTAGCCAGCCCCCTGGTAAGTCACCAAAAGTAACCGGGAAGACAGGGACAGCAGCCAATGGAAAAACAGTGAACCTAGTGAACTTTGAGAAGGATGTGTCATTGGCTGCTGCAAATCCCCGGGGGCCTATGACCCGCCCACCAACCGCGAGGCATCCTAGACCTTTACCAGGGGCGGGCCGTGGACTTCCACCGGGTTATGGCCGAGGAAGAGGACGACCTCCACCGATGCGATGA